Proteins encoded by one window of Haliotis asinina isolate JCU_RB_2024 chromosome 6, JCU_Hal_asi_v2, whole genome shotgun sequence:
- the LOC137286947 gene encoding mucin-2-like, whose translation MDLCLWTSILLLGVVDAMFNMPANFPMPQGYPCDVLDKQCPGDMVCRMVATNCFNPPCETVMTCIDPPQSTHAACQSGFPMVAADRMTEITCTPGGMQCPKESSCAFDPSENIAVCCWKVYKPGQCPKPTGPGFCAKLCQDDGACPGDQKCCSNGCGTQCMDRMSIVPGSKPGSCPMMPPTINGPCTQMCIGDFMCGGMMKCCPSSCGRTCVNTQPDLTGMTPVGNLPSGRSQSFLGRLQSLFNNNNPGGVIPSSQLDSFFSSMNSPSGQPSWQQQQNSNSMQTPSPSGSMQQNQRPGIPGMQSGFGQGMANNPQPSQSGFSTGPSPGYPNNMQKGYPTGFKQGFSTPQQGYQTGSKPGYPARPQPGYPSRPQSGFPTGSQSAFPGGSQSRFPAGSQSSFPGGSQSGFPTGPQSRTPTIAPQGFQSKSQSDFPSGTQRGFPMQSQPMVPPISQPGYKTLSQEGFQNRSMFSPMGFLGTQVGTRSQQTFPYPNNLQQGVLRPPQQGFTQPPQKVVQAIQPPGPFVNTGPQLGIQTAASSGLQQPNQFAPQATSNSGNTKVPTPTVQQPSTPKPSEPTFLIDIQPPSNLDQQMALQTALESIMAKNRQSTEPSQTSTSVQTTVQPTQPPAESSTGLPTTPTTTSDSTSTITAGEWLPQTSSTAVDITDTSTSTVAPATTSTSSQIDTTSKPTQAAASPNSPVSTQASSAEPTLVSQVIQPDLPSVPQGNRSTKVGTCPLMSAVGTCQNTCMVDTNCLANYKCCDIGPCTVCMYPEMIPKTCSWEKRMLGGC comes from the exons GGGGTGGTTGATGCTATGTTCAACATGCCAGCCAACTTTCCCATGCCTCAAGGTTATCCGTGTGATGTTTTG GACAAGCAGTGCCCAGGAGACATGGTGTGCCGGATGGTGGCAACCAACTGCTTCAATCCGCCCTGTGAAACTGTAATGACGTGCATTG ATCCTCCTCAATCCACCCACGCGGCTTGTCAGTCCGGGTTCCCAATGGTTGCCGCTGACCGGATGACGGAGATAACCTGCACCCCTGGAGGAATGCAGTGTCCAAAGGAGTCCTCGTGCGCCTTTGACCCCTCCGAAAACATCGCCGTGTGTTGCTGGAAGG TGTACAAACCAGGACAGTGCCCAAAGCCCACAGGTCCTGGGTTCTGTGCAAAGTTGTGTCAGGACGACGGTGCCTGTCCTGGAGACCAGAAATGCTGTAGCAACGGATGTGGAACGCAGTGCATGGATCGCATGTCCATCGTCCCTGGCAGTAAACCTGGCAGCTGCCCTATGATGCCACCTACAATAAATGGCCCCTGTACCCAAATGTGCATCGGGGATTTCATGTGTGGAGGTATGATGAAGTGTTGTCCGAGCTCGTGCGGCCGTACCTGTGTCAATACACAACCTGATTTAACCGGAATGACGCCTGTAGGAAATCTTCCTTCAGGTCGATCCCAGAGCTTCCTCGGCCGTCTTCAATCTCTTTTCAATAATAACAACCCAGGAGGAGTAATCCCATCTTCCCAGTTGGACTCATTCTTCAGCTCTATGAATTCTCCCTCTGGCCAGCCATCATGGCAGCAACAGCAGAATTCCAACAGTATGCAGACACCGAGTCCGTCTGGATcaatgcaacaaaaccaaagacCGGGGATACCTGGAATGCAGTCGGGTTTTGGTCAAGGTATGGCAAATAATCCTCAACCTTCACAGTCAGGGTTTTCAACAGGACCTTCACCAGGGTATccaaacaacatgcaaaaaggaTATCCGACAGGATTTAAACAGGGTTTTTCTACACCCCAACAGGGATATCAAACGGGATCTAAACCAGGATATCCAGCAAGGCCTCAGCCCGGATACCCTTCACGACCTCAGTCTGGATTCCCTACAGGATCTCAATCTGCATTCCCTGGAGGATCTCAGTCTAGATTCCCTGCAGGATCTCAATCCTCATTCCCTGGAGGATCTCAGTCTGGATTCCCTACAGGCCCTCAGTCTAGAACTCCGACTATTGCTCCACAAGGGTTCCAAAGTAAAAGTCAGTCAGATTTTCCTTCAGGGACTCAACGAGGTTTTCCAATGCAATCGCAGCCCATGGTCCCACCAATATCCCAGCCAGGCTATAAAACATTATCTCAAGAAGGATTCCAAAACAGATCCATGTTCTCGCCGATGGGATTCCTCGGCACCCAGGTAGGAACAAGATCTCAACAGACGTTCCCGTATCCAAACAACTTGCAACAAGGCGTCTTAAGACCGCCTCAGCAAGGATTTACACAGCCACCCCAGAAAGTTGTTCAAGCGATTCAGCCTCCTGGTCCTTTTGTAAACACGGGACCTCAGTTGGGAATACAAACAGCCGCGTCTTCAGGTCTCCAGCAACCAAATCAGTTCGCACCCCAAGCTACAAGCAATTCAGGAAATACAAAAGTGCCTACACCTACTGTCCAACAACCTTCAACACCCAAGCCATCAGAGCCCACATTCTTAATAGACATTCAACCACCTTCCAACCTAGACCAGCAGATGGCTCTTCAGACTGCCCTAGAAAGCATCATGGCTAAAAATCGTCAATCAACTGAACCAAGCCAAACTTCTACATCTGTACAAACAACAGTGCAACCAACACAACCACCAGCTGAATCATCAACAGGACTACCAACCACTCCAACCACAACGTCAGATTCCACATCAACGATCACAGCGGGTGAATGGTTGCCCCAGACcagcagcacagctgttgataTTACAGACACAAGCACATCCACTGTTGCTCCCGCAACAACGTCCACAAGTTCTCAAATCGACACAACAAGTAAGCCTACCCAAGCAGCAGCATCACCGAACAGTCCAGTTTCAACTCAGGCAAGTTCTGCGGAACCAACTCTAGTATCTCAAGTAATTCAGCCAGATTTGCCATCCGTACCACAGGGCAATAGGTCCACAAAAGTAGGCACTTGTCCTTTGATGTCTGCCGTGGGAACATGTCAGAATACTTGCATGGTCGACACGAACTGCTTGGCCAATTACAAATGTTGCGACATTGGACCATGCACAGTTTGCATGTACCCTGAAATGATCCCAAAGACTTGCAGTTGGGAAAAGAGGATGCTGGGAGGATGTTAG